In the Leptospira limi genome, one interval contains:
- a CDS encoding CBS domain-containing protein, protein MFFWIHDGRISPNPPQIQPNRVPMVHPSGKSSAPAIGEGEPGTTPTGSFLHRTPEDVYKESSLPTEKPVFFLHEIMTTPVWTKTQDETIETCLDFMMEKGIRHLPITNVSGKLVGFVSDRDLLDKMKSYEKGMPVSDAMIKRVLVGTAGAEIRQVTKVLLEERIGCLPIVNDDNLPIGIITRSDLLRLLLKYPNLSLTI, encoded by the coding sequence ATGTTCTTTTGGATCCATGACGGCCGAATTTCCCCTAATCCCCCGCAAATCCAACCCAATCGTGTCCCTATGGTCCACCCATCCGGCAAATCTTCTGCACCTGCCATCGGGGAGGGAGAACCAGGGACAACTCCCACTGGCTCTTTTCTCCACCGAACTCCAGAGGATGTTTACAAAGAATCCTCCCTTCCGACAGAAAAACCTGTCTTTTTCCTCCACGAGATCATGACAACTCCCGTTTGGACCAAAACCCAAGACGAAACGATCGAAACTTGCCTCGACTTTATGATGGAAAAAGGAATCAGGCACCTTCCCATTACCAACGTGTCGGGAAAACTAGTGGGATTTGTTTCAGACAGGGATTTGTTAGATAAAATGAAATCCTATGAAAAGGGAATGCCTGTTTCAGATGCCATGATCAAACGCGTATTAGTTGGAACTGCAGGTGCCGAAATCAGGCAGGTGACAAAGGTTTTACTTGAAGAAAGAATTGGTTGTTTGCCGATCGTAAATGACGATAATTTACCTATTGGTATCATCACAAGATCAGATTTACTTCGACTTCTTTTGAAATATCCCAATTTGAGTTTAACGATTTAG
- a CDS encoding AMP-dependent synthetase/ligase: MNQNYQILYQALESVANTFPTKISFRKRKSTTEFPGISFGELKEFVDHLTSGFIDLGVEVGDRIGFFCDASVNWLRTDLSILTAGAVVVPRGTDIVREEILYILNHSEAKFLVVQKPKDKKRIEDLLGELPHLKQIFVLENEQGELISGPNSILSLAEKGKEIWNTNGKQNLENRIKQIDPDALATLIYTSGTTGNPKGVMLSQKGWITAIQNTIARLDMNSNDNAVSLLPPWHAFERAIEYAGLFLGLDFLVSNMTSLKDDLRDFRPTIFPSVPRIWESVYNGIMAKVAKEGGFKEKLFHFFLKVGATWARFYAMFMGFEFEIKKPNIIVSLCKRSYALLILILLSPLKLLSIKIFSTIHKALGGRIRICISAGSALPSVVDGFLSSIGLKVLEGYGMTETSAVVSIRSNTKPTKGTVGIPIDGYSIRLKDETGKILTKTGDKGTLWIKSKQILKGYYKRPELNQVVFDADGFFDTGDLMMISHRNELVFAGRSKDTIALIGGENVEPIPIEDKLLTSSYIDQVMVVGHDKKTLAALIVPNFEAVEAKIPGLSKDKANEWNTNPKVRELFRSEISKIISKDNGFKSFEMIPANNFYVVPRPFDPDVEMTRTLKMKRNIISEVFTKQIEGIYQ, encoded by the coding sequence ATGAACCAAAACTACCAAATCCTGTACCAAGCATTAGAATCCGTCGCAAATACCTTCCCAACGAAAATTTCGTTCCGGAAACGGAAGTCGACCACTGAGTTTCCTGGGATCAGTTTTGGAGAATTGAAAGAGTTTGTCGACCACTTGACTTCGGGATTCATCGATCTTGGTGTTGAGGTAGGGGACCGAATTGGATTTTTTTGTGATGCATCTGTTAATTGGCTTCGGACCGATCTTTCGATTTTAACGGCAGGAGCGGTTGTTGTCCCAAGAGGGACAGATATTGTTCGGGAAGAAATTTTATACATCTTAAACCATTCGGAAGCAAAATTTTTGGTGGTTCAAAAACCAAAAGACAAAAAGCGCATAGAGGATCTGTTAGGTGAACTTCCTCATTTAAAACAAATCTTTGTTTTGGAAAATGAACAAGGCGAACTCATCTCTGGACCAAATTCAATTCTATCCTTGGCTGAAAAAGGGAAAGAAATTTGGAACACAAATGGAAAACAAAACTTAGAAAACCGAATCAAACAAATTGATCCTGATGCTTTGGCCACTTTAATTTATACTTCAGGGACTACAGGAAATCCTAAAGGTGTGATGTTGTCTCAAAAAGGATGGATCACTGCCATCCAAAATACGATTGCACGTTTGGATATGAATTCAAATGACAATGCTGTTAGTTTATTGCCACCTTGGCATGCCTTTGAAAGAGCCATTGAATATGCAGGTTTATTCCTTGGTTTAGATTTTTTGGTTTCCAATATGACAAGCTTAAAGGATGACCTTCGTGATTTTCGTCCCACAATTTTTCCATCCGTTCCAAGGATTTGGGAATCTGTTTATAATGGGATTATGGCTAAGGTTGCTAAAGAAGGTGGTTTTAAAGAAAAATTATTTCATTTCTTTTTAAAAGTTGGTGCTACATGGGCACGTTTCTATGCGATGTTTATGGGTTTTGAGTTTGAAATCAAAAAACCAAACATAATTGTTTCTTTATGCAAACGTAGTTATGCGTTATTAATTTTAATTTTACTCTCCCCTTTAAAATTACTCAGTATTAAAATTTTTTCGACCATCCACAAAGCATTAGGTGGAAGGATAAGGATTTGTATTTCTGCTGGATCTGCTTTACCAAGTGTTGTGGATGGATTTTTATCATCCATTGGATTAAAAGTTTTAGAAGGATATGGAATGACAGAAACGTCAGCTGTTGTTTCCATTCGATCCAATACAAAACCAACCAAAGGAACTGTAGGAATACCAATTGATGGATATTCCATTCGTTTAAAAGATGAAACAGGAAAAATCCTAACAAAAACAGGAGATAAAGGAACTCTTTGGATTAAATCCAAACAAATATTAAAGGGTTATTATAAGAGACCAGAACTCAATCAGGTTGTATTTGATGCAGATGGATTTTTTGACACTGGTGATTTGATGATGATTTCACATCGAAATGAACTTGTGTTTGCTGGTAGATCAAAGGATACCATTGCTCTCATTGGTGGTGAAAACGTTGAACCAATCCCAATCGAAGACAAACTTTTAACATCGTCTTATATTGATCAAGTGATGGTCGTTGGCCATGATAAAAAAACTTTAGCAGCACTGATTGTCCCAAATTTTGAGGCAGTTGAAGCAAAAATTCCAGGTTTATCAAAAGACAAAGCTAATGAATGGAACACGAATCCTAAGGTTCGCGAACTATTTCGATCTGAGATTTCTAAAATTATCTCTAAGGATAATGGATTTAAGTCTTTTGAAATGATTCCAGCTAACAATTTCTATGTGGTGCCAAGACCATTTGATCCAGATGTGGAAATGACAAGAACTCTTAAAATGAAGCGAAATATAATTTCGGAAGTATTTACAAAACAAATCGAAGGAATTTACCAATGA
- a CDS encoding acyl-CoA dehydrogenase family protein, protein MINPKLNPYLGDEERSFYNTVFQFSEDKVYPSSEERDEKEIWSDDLWKEFSKAGLTGLTIPAEYGGEGASCLLCSIATDAFASGSLDGGIGLSWVAHLVIGTMPIVFQGTDAQKAKYLTKLATGEWMAGFALTEPASGSDAASLLTKAEEVEGGWKLNGSKTFITNGPVGQVFIVMARTSEKGRGPMGISAFIVESNTPGFKVSKVLKKLGHHTSMTAELVFEDMIIPKENLLGPLNTGFMRIGKETLEWERTVFVAGLSGAMEFCFRKGMRYANERVQFGKSISSFYGMRDILVRNWVYIQAARRLIYWVAERKDRGIPSPLESSLGKLISSELAEDVAKDTVQLFGGYGYMKEYAVERFYRDVKLGTIGGGTSEIQRSIISSLYPGKEKFQKEFSAIGNPQSVSDSIQNLLFDIILKMDGEPNRKKQQSIEFAFADVLSVFVILCLSEIDTHKTIDSYPKEEKMIDRKLLSYYLVGKYLMSMSRLNQFVPKELNEIWNLYRELANSIEETVHTRFSSLQELA, encoded by the coding sequence ATGATTAATCCTAAACTAAATCCTTATCTGGGTGATGAGGAAAGAAGTTTTTACAATACAGTCTTTCAATTTTCAGAAGATAAGGTATACCCATCTTCTGAAGAAAGGGACGAAAAAGAAATTTGGTCTGACGATCTCTGGAAAGAGTTCTCGAAAGCTGGTTTAACTGGTCTAACAATACCAGCAGAATATGGTGGTGAAGGTGCAAGTTGTTTACTCTGCTCAATCGCAACTGATGCATTTGCTTCTGGTTCATTAGACGGTGGAATCGGTTTGTCTTGGGTTGCCCATTTAGTCATCGGAACGATGCCAATTGTATTCCAAGGAACTGATGCCCAAAAAGCCAAATACCTCACTAAATTAGCAACTGGTGAATGGATGGCAGGATTTGCGCTCACAGAACCAGCATCAGGCTCAGATGCAGCTTCTCTTTTGACAAAAGCAGAAGAAGTGGAAGGTGGATGGAAGTTAAATGGATCAAAAACATTTATCACAAATGGACCTGTCGGTCAGGTCTTTATCGTCATGGCGAGAACTTCAGAAAAAGGAAGAGGGCCCATGGGTATCTCTGCCTTTATCGTAGAAAGTAACACACCAGGTTTTAAGGTAAGTAAGGTGTTAAAAAAATTAGGACATCATACTTCGATGACTGCTGAATTGGTTTTTGAAGATATGATTATTCCAAAAGAAAACCTTCTTGGACCATTAAACACTGGTTTTATGAGAATTGGAAAGGAAACCTTGGAATGGGAAAGGACTGTTTTTGTAGCTGGATTATCCGGCGCAATGGAGTTCTGTTTCCGTAAAGGAATGCGATATGCCAATGAAAGAGTCCAATTTGGAAAATCGATATCCAGTTTTTATGGAATGCGAGATATACTAGTAAGAAACTGGGTTTATATCCAAGCAGCCAGAAGATTGATATATTGGGTGGCAGAGAGAAAAGATAGGGGAATCCCTTCTCCGCTTGAAAGTAGTTTAGGTAAATTAATTTCATCAGAACTCGCAGAAGACGTAGCAAAAGACACTGTACAGTTGTTTGGTGGGTATGGTTACATGAAAGAGTATGCCGTTGAAAGGTTTTACCGTGATGTGAAATTGGGAACGATTGGTGGTGGAACAAGTGAGATCCAAAGATCGATCATTTCTTCCTTATACCCAGGAAAGGAAAAATTCCAAAAAGAATTTAGTGCCATTGGAAATCCACAGAGTGTATCGGATTCCATTCAAAATTTACTTTTTGATATCATTCTAAAAATGGATGGAGAACCAAACCGTAAAAAACAACAATCCATTGAATTTGCTTTTGCAGATGTGTTATCGGTTTTTGTGATCCTATGTTTATCTGAAATTGACACTCATAAAACGATAGATTCTTATCCAAAAGAAGAAAAAATGATAGATCGGAAGTTACTTTCGTATTATCTTGTGGGTAAGTATTTAATGTCCATGAGCCGACTCAATCAATTCGTACCAAAAGAACTTAATGAAATTTGGAATCTCTATAGAGAGTTAGCAAATTCAATTGAGGAAACGGTTCATACAAGGTTCTCTTCTCTCCAGGAGTTAGCCTAA